A stretch of DNA from Lotus japonicus ecotype B-129 chromosome 4, LjGifu_v1.2:
TGGGTGCAACTAGATACCTGCCTGCAGGTTTCAATAGGGAAGAATCGAGGAGCCATGAGAGGTTCAATTATGGATTATATGCTGATGAGCAGAACACGAGTTTTGTTGATGTGGAGTTTGAGTTTCTAGATGATATTGGTGAGATTTCATTAGGAAAAAGGGCAAGCAGCGATGAGTTTGGTCCAATTGAAATGGACTTGGATGAAGATCATGAGAGGGTCGATGATGGTAGAACAGAGGAGAATACAAGTTTTTGGGACAACCAATTCCAGCTATTGCAGGTGATTCTTGGTCTTTGattatttcttaattaatttgctTTACTCATTAGAATCTTATTACCATGGAAGTAATTAAGTTGCATGAttgcttcttcttcattctcatCTCATATATATGTCTCAATTAAACTTGAGATCTGGAAAATTAAAATACTGAACAGCATATAAAAAGTATGGTCACGGGAACCTTGAATATTACTTGAATATCTTATTCAAGTTTAAACAATGGTTTTAATTTGGAAAGTTTTGTGACTGCAATTGAATTTGTACCAATAGCATTTGTTTGTACACAAAGGTAGATATATAGTTAGACTCTTTAAGCGTGTAGTTCATGATTCGATTCTTAAATAATGttatgaaaaattatttgtCAAGATAAATCTAACAACTTAACATGTTTTCAGATCGAGATTCGGGATTAATCTCTGGGATGatatcatataaaaaaaattagcattttTTCCTAACTTTCTATAATATCAAGAATCACAATAGGTGGAAAATAAAAACTGCACAAGTGGGTTAGCTTCAAAGATGCTATATTTGTGCCTGTGTTTTAGTACTCCATGATTTGTTTTCCATTAATTTCTATTTTTGTCCCAAAAGCTTAGCTGGCTTTTTGTTCTATTTAGAAGTGTTTGTTGTGGTAACCAAATTGGTTTTGATTTGGTGCAGACCAACCTATGCAGAACAAGTTCGGTGGAGTCAAGGATAAGAAATGCGACTAAAGAAGTGGTTCATGACATATACAGCTCAGGAATAGAGTGCGGTTGCAGCAGAGAGTTGGCAGCCAGCTACTGTAGAAACTGTTTGATGAGAGAAGTCTCCAGAAGGCTTCAGAAGGCAGGTTTTAACAGTGCCATTTGCCAAACCAAATGGAGAAACTCTAGTGTTCCATCTGGTAAATACAACAAATGCACCTTTTTCCTTATTTAACATTTAATCTGTGACACTTTTCCTATtcattttctaataaaaaattgaaaagagacCTTTCTAGTATGGGTGTGGGGATAAAGAGAGAATATATTGGTAACAACATTTGTAAATGATGACGTTCATTAgctttataaattataatttattaggTGTTAGGTGTATACGATCAAGAGCAACTTGATCTCTAATTGAAAGTTCAAAGTAATCGGTACAAAGTAGGAACAAGTTTTAAATCAAATTCATGCACAAGCACAAGCACAAGCACAACCAGCCAACAAAGTGTTGGTGGGACTTGGATGTATAAAGTATGGGTTAAtttttttacttcaaaacaatAATTGGTATATCTTATCATAATTTCCAATGCTTGCACTCAACGAATTGTACTTGTTGGATTAGGCGAGTCACATATTCACCCAACACAAATTTATATAGAGCCTTATGTGGTCCTCAGTTTAATCTTTGATTTATATGtatcaaaaaatatattgttgGGAGGGGTTTTCATATTTAGTGTCAATGTCTCATAGTAATTTaaaagattaattctcacttaggGAATGAGTGGATAATCTcagaaaagtaaaata
This window harbors:
- the LOC130714973 gene encoding uncharacterized protein LOC130714973, translated to MGATRYLPAGFNREESRSHERFNYGLYADEQNTSFVDVEFEFLDDIGEISLGKRASSDEFGPIEMDLDEDHERVDDGRTEENTSFWDNQFQLLQTNLCRTSSVESRIRNATKEVVHDIYSSGIECGCSRELAASYCRNCLMREVSRRLQKAGFNSAICQTKWRNSSVPSGEHTFLDVIESSKGKGDVRVIIELNFRAEFELARASEGYNRLVRRLPEVYVGKVERLSNVIKILCMAAKRCTKENKMHMGPWRKLRYMEAKWLGPCKRNISTTSLSMGYSDQGMPKQKPKASLLTVDLLEKLPNMHCTAVEVV